The proteins below come from a single Sporichthyaceae bacterium genomic window:
- the mraZ gene encoding division/cell wall cluster transcriptional repressor MraZ: protein MFLGTHTPRLDEKGRLILPAKFRDELAEGLVITKGQERCLYIWPIAEFARIADSLRTAPVTQKGPRDFMRVLYAGASDEVPDKQGRVTVPPALRAYAGLDRDCVVIGANSRVEVWDAAAWESYLTAQEQAFADLSEEVLPGLM from the coding sequence ATGTTTCTGGGCACCCACACCCCGCGGCTGGACGAAAAAGGCCGACTGATCCTTCCGGCGAAATTCCGGGACGAGCTCGCGGAGGGACTCGTGATCACCAAGGGTCAGGAACGGTGCCTGTACATCTGGCCGATCGCCGAGTTCGCCCGGATCGCCGATTCCCTGCGGACCGCCCCGGTCACCCAGAAGGGGCCGCGTGACTTCATGCGCGTGCTCTACGCCGGCGCCTCGGACGAGGTCCCGGACAAGCAGGGGCGGGTCACGGTACCGCCGGCGTTGCGCGCCTATGCCGGGCTGGACCGGGACTGCGTGGTGATCGGGGCCAACTCGCGGGTCGAGGTGTGGGACGCCGCGGCATGGGAGTCCTACCTGACCGCGCAGGAGCAGGCCTTCGCCGACCTCTCCGAGGAGGTGCTGCCTGGACTGATGTAG
- the rsmH gene encoding 16S rRNA (cytosine(1402)-N(4))-methyltransferase RsmH — MTGPAHGHVPVMRERVLAVLEPALDRADAVVVDATVGAGGHSEAMLTRYPRVRLVGLDRDPFALERAAARLAPFGDRVHLTHAVYDRLPDVLGALGVDRVHGVLFDLGVSSMQLDEADRGFAYARDTPLDMRMDPTTGLTAADVLNTYSTPELTRLMREYGEERFARRIAEAIVSGRAQEPFRGSARLVELIRAAVPAPARRTGGNPAKRTFQALRIEVNGELAALARALPAAIEAAAPRPAEAVSGGRIVVLSYHSLEDRVVKRVFAAGATSTAPVGFPVELPEHAPLLRLIGRGETPDAAEVAANPRAASARLRAAEKLREARCA; from the coding sequence ATGACGGGTCCGGCCCACGGCCATGTCCCGGTGATGCGCGAGCGCGTGCTGGCCGTGCTCGAACCGGCGCTGGACCGCGCGGATGCGGTCGTCGTCGATGCCACCGTCGGGGCCGGTGGACACAGCGAGGCCATGCTCACCCGCTATCCCCGGGTGCGATTGGTGGGCCTGGACCGCGACCCGTTCGCGTTGGAGCGGGCCGCGGCCCGGTTGGCCCCGTTCGGGGACCGGGTGCACCTCACCCACGCCGTCTACGACCGACTGCCCGACGTGCTCGGTGCACTCGGCGTGGACCGGGTCCACGGGGTGCTGTTCGACCTGGGCGTGTCCTCCATGCAGCTCGACGAGGCCGACCGCGGCTTCGCCTACGCCCGGGACACCCCGCTGGACATGCGGATGGATCCGACCACCGGGCTCACCGCCGCCGATGTGCTCAACACCTACTCCACGCCGGAGCTGACCCGGCTGATGCGCGAGTACGGCGAGGAGCGGTTTGCCCGGCGCATTGCCGAGGCGATCGTGTCCGGCCGGGCGCAGGAGCCGTTCCGTGGCTCCGCCCGGTTGGTGGAGCTGATCCGGGCGGCGGTACCCGCCCCCGCTCGGCGCACCGGTGGCAACCCCGCGAAGCGGACGTTCCAGGCCCTGCGCATCGAGGTGAACGGTGAGTTGGCCGCGTTGGCCCGGGCGTTGCCCGCCGCCATCGAGGCGGCGGCACCGCGCCCGGCGGAGGCGGTCTCGGGCGGACGGATCGTCGTGTTGTCCTACCACTCCCTGGAGGACCGGGTGGTCAAGCGGGTGTTCGCGGCCGGTGCCACCTCCACCGCGCCGGTGGGGTTTCCCGTCGAGTTGCCCGAACACGCGCCTTTGCTCCGCCTCATCGGCCGCGGTGAGACGCCCGATGCCGCGGAGGTGGCGGCGAACCCGCGGGCCGCCTCGGCCCGGCTGCGGGCCGCGGAGAAACTGCGGGAAGCCCGGTGCGCGTGA
- a CDS encoding penicillin-binding protein 2, with the protein MRARLGDPARRLGVAAGLLGMVVALLVGRLIQVQGLQGESYAAVAQSERLRTIDIPATRGEITDRDGEVLARSVEARTVTADPHLIADPAAYAHLLSPQLGVDETTLATRMADRTKRYVVLARGVDPMAWRQIAATIDPGTGKPISGVFAETTSKRIYPADTLAANVLGFVNSTGVGAGGIEHEFDDVLAGVAGKQTYERDSRGGRIATAGGRITEPIPGNDLQLTIDRDIQWVAQRAIASQVRRTKADSGTVIVQDVHTGEILAMATAPTFDPNNPGASPPEDRGNRAVSQVYEPGSIGKAITMSALLDSGSATPDTKIRIPGTLARAGHTLHDDVDHGLWRLTLSGVMAKSSNIGTVLATDTMGISTLYKYMKAFGVGEQSGLGFPGESRGILADVGDWSGTQKYTVPFGQGYAVNTVQVASIYQTIANGGVRIAPRLIKSWTDSTGLKHVPEASATSRVVSAATAQEVTRMLEAVVHSGGTAPDVKVPGYRVAGKTGTAQFADPKCGCYRGYTASFAGFAPADNPEVVVSVTLQRPAKGHFGGELGGPVFMRTVTFALQALGIRPTGVRWAPVTIDW; encoded by the coding sequence GTGCGGGCCCGCTTGGGCGATCCGGCGCGCCGCCTGGGCGTGGCCGCCGGTCTGCTCGGCATGGTCGTCGCGTTGTTGGTGGGCCGGTTGATCCAGGTGCAGGGCCTGCAGGGGGAGAGCTACGCCGCGGTTGCGCAGAGCGAACGGCTGCGCACCATCGACATCCCGGCCACTCGGGGGGAGATCACCGATCGCGACGGTGAGGTGCTGGCGCGCAGTGTGGAGGCCCGCACGGTCACCGCCGATCCCCATCTGATCGCCGATCCGGCCGCGTATGCGCACCTGCTGTCCCCGCAGCTCGGGGTGGACGAGACCACGTTGGCCACCCGCATGGCCGACCGGACCAAGCGCTACGTGGTGCTGGCCCGCGGCGTCGATCCGATGGCATGGCGGCAGATAGCGGCCACCATCGACCCCGGTACCGGCAAGCCGATCAGCGGGGTGTTCGCGGAGACCACCAGCAAACGGATCTACCCGGCCGACACGTTGGCCGCCAACGTGCTCGGCTTCGTGAACTCCACCGGCGTCGGTGCCGGCGGGATCGAGCACGAGTTCGACGACGTTCTGGCCGGCGTCGCCGGCAAGCAGACCTACGAACGGGACAGCCGCGGCGGTCGCATCGCCACCGCGGGCGGGCGGATCACCGAGCCGATCCCCGGCAACGATCTGCAGTTGACCATCGACCGCGACATCCAATGGGTGGCGCAGCGGGCCATCGCCTCGCAGGTGCGTCGCACCAAGGCGGACAGCGGCACGGTGATCGTGCAGGACGTGCACACCGGCGAGATTCTGGCCATGGCTACCGCCCCGACCTTCGACCCGAACAACCCCGGCGCCTCCCCGCCCGAGGACCGCGGCAACCGGGCGGTGTCCCAGGTCTACGAGCCCGGCTCCATCGGCAAGGCCATCACCATGTCTGCGCTGCTCGACTCCGGCTCGGCCACCCCGGACACCAAGATTCGCATTCCCGGCACGTTGGCGCGGGCCGGGCACACCCTGCACGACGACGTCGACCACGGCCTGTGGCGGCTGACGTTGTCCGGGGTGATGGCCAAGTCCTCGAACATCGGCACCGTGCTGGCCACGGACACGATGGGCATCTCAACGCTCTACAAGTACATGAAGGCCTTCGGCGTCGGCGAGCAGAGCGGATTGGGATTTCCCGGCGAGAGCCGCGGCATCCTGGCCGACGTCGGCGATTGGTCGGGCACGCAGAAGTACACGGTGCCGTTCGGTCAGGGCTACGCGGTGAATACCGTGCAGGTCGCGAGCATCTACCAGACCATCGCCAATGGTGGGGTACGAATCGCGCCGCGGCTGATCAAGTCGTGGACCGATTCCACCGGGCTCAAGCACGTACCGGAGGCCTCGGCCACCAGCCGGGTGGTCAGCGCGGCGACCGCGCAGGAGGTCACCCGGATGTTGGAGGCGGTGGTGCACTCCGGCGGTACCGCCCCGGACGTGAAGGTGCCCGGCTACCGGGTGGCGGGCAAGACCGGTACCGCGCAGTTCGCCGACCCCAAGTGCGGTTGTTACCGCGGTTACACCGCCTCGTTCGCCGGCTTCGCACCCGCCGACAATCCGGAGGTTGTGGTCTCGGTGACGCTGCAGCGACCCGCCAAGGGTCACTTCGGTGGCGAGCTGGGTGGTCCGGTGTTCATGCGCACCGTAACCTTCGCGCTGCAGGCGCTGGGCATCCGTCCGACGGGTGTCCGGTGGGCCCCGGTGACGATCGACTGGTGA
- a CDS encoding glycerophosphodiester phosphodiesterase family protein, translating into MPAAAPPATAASAVTLALPLPTGWVGFSTEIVAHRGDVTVATPNTPAALAAAFKDGADAVEFDVQETKDHQLVVLHDTDLALNTVDCKGNVNKITYAQYRKCHTANGAVAPNLFDALKPVRDAGKRVFIHVKTVGGHHLAAQYMKAVNKYGLNRGDHVTFFSDQQDSLAELQAAGAANIGLIFNNKYAAQGWASNYATLVPFNTPVTAALVRAAQARGQAVYPVDSRPLNVEQVKSLGVDGFLTNNLPNALAVLR; encoded by the coding sequence ATGCCCGCCGCGGCACCTCCGGCGACGGCGGCCAGTGCGGTCACTCTGGCACTGCCCCTGCCCACCGGGTGGGTTGGCTTCTCCACCGAGATCGTGGCCCACCGCGGCGACGTCACGGTGGCCACCCCGAACACGCCGGCCGCGTTGGCCGCAGCCTTCAAAGACGGGGCCGACGCCGTCGAATTCGACGTGCAGGAAACGAAAGACCACCAACTGGTGGTGCTGCACGACACGGACCTGGCGCTGAACACGGTGGACTGCAAGGGCAACGTGAACAAGATCACCTACGCCCAGTACCGCAAGTGCCACACGGCGAACGGCGCGGTCGCGCCGAACCTTTTCGACGCGCTGAAACCGGTGCGGGATGCCGGCAAGCGGGTCTTCATCCACGTCAAGACCGTCGGCGGACACCACCTGGCCGCCCAATACATGAAGGCCGTCAACAAGTACGGCCTGAACCGCGGCGACCACGTCACCTTCTTCAGCGACCAGCAGGACTCCCTCGCCGAATTGCAAGCGGCCGGTGCGGCGAATATCGGGCTGATCTTCAACAACAAATACGCTGCCCAGGGCTGGGCGTCGAACTACGCGACTCTGGTGCCGTTCAACACCCCGGTGACCGCGGCACTGGTGCGCGCCGCGCAAGCCCGTGGTCAGGCGGTGTACCCGGTGGACTCGCGCCCGCTCAACGTGGAGCAGGTCAAATCCCTGGGCGTGGACGGCTTCCTCACCAACAACCTGCCCAACGCGCTGGCCGTGCTGCGCTGA
- a CDS encoding UDP-N-acetylmuramoyl-L-alanyl-D-glutamate--2,6-diaminopimelate ligase has product MTPPPLRPGTTTPVALSELAELLALPAPPGADVAITGITHDSRQVRPGDLYAAMLGANVHGASFATQAASAGAVAILTDPLGRDRSSAAGLPVLAVPDARAVLGRLSAEIYGNPAAALLSLGVTGTNGKTTTAFLMESGLRAAGHITGLLGTVAIRIGEESIPSARTTPEAPDLHALLAVMRERGADSVCLEVSSHALDMHRVDGVVFSAALFTNLSQDHLDYHFTLEAYFQAKALLFRPEHTHCGVINLDDEHGVRLVGLSAVPVLTYSAAGRAEADWRATEVVAEPGGSRFVLQGPDGAGGEGWVGLPGAFNVANAVGATVALVAAGVPLDEALTGVAACPGVPGRMERVDVGQPFLAVVDYAHTPDAVDTLLTALRPVTAGQLIIVLGAGGDRDRSKRPLMGAAAARGADVVVLTDDNPRSEDPREILAALRAGADAVPARALHVEHDRAAAIALAVDMAGLGDTVVVAGKGHEQGQETAGVVRPFDDRTVLAEVMQAGE; this is encoded by the coding sequence GTGACCCCACCCCCGTTGCGCCCCGGTACGACCACGCCCGTGGCGCTGTCGGAGTTGGCGGAGTTGTTGGCGCTGCCCGCGCCCCCCGGCGCGGACGTGGCGATCACCGGGATCACCCACGACTCCCGCCAGGTCCGCCCCGGTGACCTGTACGCGGCGATGCTCGGGGCGAACGTGCACGGCGCGAGCTTCGCCACCCAGGCCGCGTCGGCCGGCGCGGTCGCGATCCTCACCGACCCACTGGGCCGGGATCGCTCGAGCGCGGCCGGCCTACCCGTGCTGGCGGTGCCCGACGCGCGCGCGGTACTCGGTCGGTTGTCCGCGGAGATCTACGGCAACCCCGCGGCCGCGTTGTTGAGCCTGGGCGTCACCGGTACCAACGGCAAGACCACCACCGCGTTCCTGATGGAGTCCGGGCTGCGCGCGGCCGGGCACATCACCGGCTTGTTGGGCACGGTGGCCATCCGGATCGGAGAGGAGTCCATTCCGTCCGCGCGCACGACCCCGGAGGCCCCCGATCTGCACGCGTTGCTCGCGGTGATGCGGGAACGCGGCGCGGACTCCGTCTGCCTGGAGGTGTCCAGTCATGCATTGGACATGCACCGCGTGGACGGCGTGGTGTTCTCCGCCGCGTTGTTCACCAACCTCAGCCAGGACCACCTGGACTACCACTTCACCCTCGAGGCGTACTTCCAGGCAAAGGCTCTGCTGTTCCGCCCGGAGCACACGCACTGCGGTGTGATCAATCTCGACGACGAGCACGGCGTCCGGCTGGTCGGACTCAGCGCAGTCCCGGTGCTGACCTACTCCGCCGCCGGCCGGGCGGAGGCCGACTGGCGGGCCACCGAGGTCGTCGCCGAACCGGGCGGTTCCCGCTTCGTGCTGCAGGGGCCGGACGGAGCCGGCGGCGAGGGCTGGGTGGGGCTGCCCGGCGCGTTCAACGTGGCCAACGCGGTCGGCGCCACGGTTGCGCTGGTCGCCGCCGGGGTGCCGTTGGACGAGGCGCTGACCGGAGTGGCGGCTTGCCCCGGCGTGCCCGGTCGGATGGAACGGGTGGATGTCGGTCAGCCCTTCCTCGCGGTTGTCGACTATGCGCACACCCCCGACGCGGTGGACACGCTGCTGACCGCCTTGCGTCCGGTCACCGCGGGGCAATTGATCATCGTGCTGGGGGCCGGCGGGGACCGGGACCGCAGCAAGCGACCGCTGATGGGCGCGGCCGCGGCGCGTGGCGCGGATGTGGTGGTGCTCACCGACGACAACCCACGCTCGGAGGATCCGCGGGAGATCCTGGCCGCGCTGCGGGCCGGCGCGGACGCGGTGCCCGCCCGGGCGCTGCACGTCGAGCACGATCGGGCGGCCGCGATCGCCCTGGCCGTCGACATGGCCGGCTTGGGTGACACCGTGGTGGTGGCCGGCAAGGGACACGAGCAGGGACAGGAGACCGCGGGGGTGGTGCGTCCGTTCGATGACCGCACCGTGCTCGCCGAGGTCATGCAGGCGGGCGAATGA
- the murF gene encoding UDP-N-acetylmuramoyl-tripeptide--D-alanyl-D-alanine ligase, with protein MIPLRLGEIAAACGGVICDGTEDLLVDGPAEVDSRLVSPGGLFVAVPGERVDGHDFAAAATAAGAAAVLATRPVGVPAVLVADTVTALGRLAGLVVPRLAAEHDLVVVAITGSQGKTSTKDLVAAVLEARGQTVAAPGSFNNEIGLPLTALRATPATRHLVLEMGARGIGHVRYLCEIAPPRIGVVLNVGVAHVGEFGSRQNIALAKGELVEALPAHGAAVLNADDPLVAGMAPRTRARVVTFGLRGAQVTAADVTLDAGRARFELVTPAGRAPVALQLHGAHQVGNALAAAAVGHEAGMTAEEISTALGAAGPRSRWRMEVSTRADGLTVVNDAYNANPDSMRAALAATVAIAGDRRRWAVLGEMRELGESSAAEHEALGRLVADMDISRLLVVGEGARATLAGAQRARTWAHEPAFAPDAEAALAILRAELRTTDVVLVKASRAVGLERIAAGLLEEGT; from the coding sequence ATGATTCCGCTGCGGCTGGGCGAGATCGCCGCCGCGTGCGGCGGAGTGATCTGCGACGGCACAGAGGACCTCCTCGTCGACGGTCCGGCCGAGGTCGACTCCCGGTTGGTCAGCCCCGGCGGGTTGTTCGTCGCGGTGCCCGGCGAACGGGTGGACGGTCACGACTTCGCCGCCGCCGCGACGGCTGCCGGGGCCGCCGCGGTGCTGGCCACCCGCCCCGTCGGGGTGCCCGCGGTGCTGGTCGCGGACACCGTGACGGCGTTGGGCCGACTGGCCGGGCTGGTGGTGCCCCGGTTGGCCGCCGAACACGACTTGGTGGTGGTCGCCATCACCGGCTCCCAGGGCAAGACCTCAACCAAGGACCTGGTTGCCGCGGTGCTCGAGGCGCGCGGGCAGACCGTTGCCGCGCCCGGCTCGTTCAACAACGAGATCGGCCTGCCACTGACCGCATTGCGCGCGACGCCGGCCACCCGGCACCTGGTGCTGGAGATGGGCGCCCGCGGCATCGGGCACGTCCGCTATCTGTGCGAGATCGCCCCGCCGCGTATCGGCGTGGTGCTCAACGTGGGCGTGGCGCACGTCGGGGAGTTCGGCAGCCGGCAGAACATCGCGCTGGCCAAGGGCGAATTGGTGGAGGCGCTGCCCGCGCACGGCGCGGCGGTGCTCAACGCCGATGATCCGCTGGTGGCGGGCATGGCGCCGCGGACCAGGGCGCGCGTGGTCACCTTCGGGCTGCGCGGCGCGCAGGTGACCGCCGCGGACGTCACGCTGGACGCGGGACGAGCCCGATTCGAGCTGGTCACCCCGGCCGGGCGCGCCCCGGTGGCGCTGCAGCTGCACGGTGCGCACCAGGTCGGCAATGCGCTGGCGGCGGCCGCGGTGGGCCACGAGGCGGGCATGACCGCCGAGGAGATCTCCACCGCGCTGGGTGCGGCCGGCCCGCGCAGCCGGTGGCGGATGGAGGTCAGCACCCGCGCCGACGGGCTCACCGTGGTCAACGACGCGTACAACGCGAACCCGGACTCGATGCGGGCGGCGCTGGCCGCGACGGTGGCCATTGCGGGGGATCGGCGGCGCTGGGCGGTGCTCGGTGAGATGCGTGAACTCGGCGAGTCCTCCGCCGCAGAACACGAAGCACTGGGCAGGCTGGTTGCGGACATGGACATCTCGCGGCTGCTCGTGGTCGGCGAGGGGGCACGGGCGACCCTCGCCGGGGCGCAGCGTGCCCGAACGTGGGCGCACGAACCGGCATTCGCGCCCGATGCGGAGGCCGCGCTCGCGATACTGCGTGCGGAGTTGCGCACGACCGACGTGGTGTTGGTGAAGGCATCCCGGGCGGTCGGCCTGGAACGCATCGCCGCCGGGCTGCTGGAGGAGGGGACTTGA